The Acropora muricata isolate sample 2 chromosome 7, ASM3666990v1, whole genome shotgun sequence genomic interval acatgacttttttcgggaatattgtttatttgtgcccttgtagtgtcatttgcggccctcgcgcttcgcgctcgggccgcaaatgacactacgcgggcgcaaataaacaatattccctcaaaaagtcatgttattcccttattgaTATCGTAggtttatttgctgaaaaagcGCATCGACGTCCATCCGATGTAAAAACTCGCATTGGTCATCATGTCTtaaaccgaaagatacggtcacaattggatttgtcggacacaaatcaaacctaactgggcgcgaaagactcgtaccacaatccaaaaatatattcagtgattgagaaaaggaaaaaaaactggtttagtgaaactggcatattttcagagttctagaggtgtagaggtcgcttatgggtagcgtgtcacgtgtcagcgtgaaaagaagtttatctcacgttttgaattgttgttcatacgctaatatctcagttgaagcctaagtttaataatgccgaaacgaaaaaaaaagccatttcgTGAATTCAGCCTTAAGCATTCCtcaaactttttcttgtgcgttggatacttttctaggaaaaacatcgtgtttgttttttccacatttatcaaatttagctgtgagaaatgaattcacggagcttttttttagcacatgctcaagatatttttggaattattgccattttattttttctcgttcatgttttcgaccggaagtgagtctcagtattattgtaaaatgtaacgtcaaccgcggggcaaagtgacagggatcgCAAACGGAAGACcacgttcaaccaataagattagtttttattacaatgcgtgaatgatttcattGTAATCTAAgaaggtacgcgtgctagtgaatgcattgagtgtagtgaaaagttgctATTCTTAAATGAAATTtcccagattgattcaaataaccaaacctgttaaaaaaagggtgagaaaaataaacattttacgaaaaaagcgggggcggctttagtgagaactattacgaGTTAGCTGCGTATGAAGGACAAAATCTACACTTACCAAATATCGTTGTACATCTTGGAGTTACCCATCTATTCCTCAAGCGACTTTGTGAACTGTACATGTAATGCAATTTGACGTTTTTCTTAACTCTGAATGCTGGCGCGTGTCTCATTTTATGTTTTTCATCTCCGCCTACGAATTTTtatatttaatgagcaaaaacatttGCACGCTTTACACTTGTACCACGCTTAGCACGTGCAGACTGCAAGTGCGCCACACATAGCACGTGCATCACAGACAGCAATAGTGACACGAAGTGTCGTATAGTTTCTCTGCTGTTCAAGCTGCAAAACTTCGCAGCAAGGCGAgctgaatataaaaaaaaaatcttgtacCACCTTTATTCTAACTCCTCAAAGCAAATCAAAGAGTAATTATTCTAATCAAAagcaaaatcaaacaaacaagaagaacaaatacaaagcaaaaactATATAACGTCGAACCAATTCTGGCTGTTTTATGGGTTATAAAGGGCCCAAAATGTGTACATGGTCGATGGCATATTTACGGCCATCAAAATAGATGGTTTTCAGACAAATTGGACGaaccttttgcaaaatggccaaatatTAAATCCATCATTTAGCATCGTTTGGTTCTAAAAAGCGTAAAGTACTATTTAATTATAAAAAATAGCAGAGACGAGAACGTGTGGAGTCATTAACGACgattcaggtgttggtagaaacgttTCAGGAACATGCACCATGGTAGCTTTGTCGTCTATGTTCCACAGCGCTACCAAAACAGAACAAGCACAACCTGCCAAGGAAATTCTTAAAGTCTTACGACAAGTAGACTCCTGCCCATTGTGGGAAACTCCAACTTTCACCTCAGTCTGAAATGATACTCCAAGTTGCGAAAATCAACAGCTGAATAAGCGAGCACAAATGAATTCATTAATCCAGATTAACTTGAATacaattcaacaaaattattcGAAAAGAAGACACGAAGTCTCCGAGTGTATCATCGTACTTTATATGGCAAGACAGGTTACAAGCAAATCTACTCTACAGGATCGCCAGTAGATCAGATTTGAAAAAGGAACATTGTCTTTACCTGAATTCTGATTATATAATTGGTCCTTATGACTAATATTACTTCAACTCAGTCAGATTGAGTGTGTCTTAAACACATCTGCCTTGCTATCGCAAGAACGTCTATCTTTGGCTGACAAAACCTTTGCATATTATCGCAACTTTTCTGTTAGGTGGCATTACCGAAAAGTAAAACAGCCAGACAAACATATTACACCGGTTACTATGCtgacaaagaaactgaaaaaaaaacttattattttcattttttgacgtcatcatcctCCTCGAATTCAATcgtgacgtcatctccgataagttggaatggagcccagtacttcatctcagaaaactgctCAGATTCACGAAGAAATTTCATCGATTGCTGAACAGCAGCACTGGTGGTTTTCCCgtccttcaggtgttggtagaaacttttcatgaacaccatggtagcttcgtcatctattgcccacaagGCCACCagcacagaacgagcaccagctgccaaaaaCGCACgcgcgataccgaccacaccctcaccttTCAAGATtttgcctcgtccactgtgacagcaacttagcaccacaagacgagctcgaagattggcagcCTGCACATCGGAAATGTTTAAACTGTAATCCTTTCTTTGAGGGAACTTTGAAGACCATCCAGGAtttggagacaaagcaatttccccagtgcgcttgtttccgtgcgcagcaatatgaattaaaccaactgacgacatccgtttcatcacttcatCTTTTGTTGCATGTATTCCTGTCAGAGGTGTGGtcttgagaattgatgcaatcatttctacttcctcttgagcacacgGCAAGTCATGCAAGGGTTCCTTCAACTCTTTTAAGCagggatttccgaccaaaagtgCCCCCTTCTTCTTTTGTTGTCCTTCGGGtacacttaagatcaattgataacttgtaagtgatggaacaatgcgaatcctaatcgattcaaaaACTGCGGACCATGGAGTAaggcacagcgcaccatcaggaacaatgaccaactcgtcgtcttgaggcTCAAGCATGTCAAGAATTGGATCAATAACTGCATCACAAAATGGCTTAAAGGGATCATCTAAAGGCGGCGATGGTGGTTTTCCAACTCCTTCACCCCGCACTTTTATGCTAAACGAGGATTCATTGTCAatttcatcaaatgtgcgatcttcacatctttttGTATCTTCAGCTCCGATTTTTTCCAAAGATGATTTCAGTAAGGCGACTAGAGGATCTTGCTCTGTTTTGTCACCCTCCAGCCTTCCTTGCCGAAATCtaactttctttccctttctcagaaaccagatgttggTCGTAAAGTCTTTAGTTGCTACAAAAAGAGTTGGTGAAGAAATCTTTGTGAGTACGCGAGATATTGTCTCTTTGGTGTCAATTGTGTTAGATGATAAGGATGCATcaagtttatattgaatcaacaaattgtcagacaaagtctgcgctcgtcctttttcagccgcaaacaaagctTCATCGATCTTTTTAATTCTTAGCAACGATATCCACAAATCAGTGTACGCCCCTTGGTGCAACTCTCGaaactttattttccaattatcCTCAGACTTCAATAAAGACCTCAAAGAATTGAAGACATCCACTGCGGAAAGAAAACTATCCACTgcgttttcaatttcttcaagaTAGGAGAGGTCAATGCCAATGTGGTGataagctcttccttctccggcctgatcaccaatttcttttgcaattttcaaatctttttcatgatactcagtggcttttcgatagtcaccctgTGACCgataagcagtaccgagatttccatagcctcttCCTTCTGCGTCCacatcaccaatttctattgcaatttttaactgtttttcaagatactcaatggctttttgatagtcacccagtgactggtaaacaataccgagacttccataggctcctccttctccgccccgatcaccaatttcttttgcaattttcaaatgtttttcatgatactcaatggcttttcgatagtcacccagtgactggtaagcattaccgagatttccacaggctgctccttctccgccccgatcaccaatttcttttgcaattttcaaatgtttttcatggctcacaatagcttttcgatagtcacccagtgattcgTAAACATtcccgagatttccataggctcctccttctccaccacgaccaccaatttctattgcaattttcaaatctttttcatgatactcaatggcttttcgatagtcacccagtgactggtaagcattaccgagatttccataggctagtccttctccgccccaattaccaatttcttttgcaattttcaaatgtttttcatggttctcaatggctttttgatagtcacccagtgactggtaagcattaccgagacttccataggctcctccttctccaccccgatcaccaatttctattgcaattttcaaatctttttcaaaatactcaatggcttttcgatagtcacccattgaccggtaagcaataccgagacttTCATAGGCTCCTCTCTccccgccccgatcaccaatttcttttgcaattttcaaatgtttttcatgatacgcaatggcttttcgatagtcacccattgaccggtaagcaataccaagatttccataggttcctCCTTCtgcgccccgatcaccaatttctttttcgattgtcaaaactttttcataatactcaatggcttttcgatagtcacccagtaacaggtaagcattaccgagacttccatagcctcttccttctcctccccgatcaccaatttctattgcaattttcaaatctttttcatgatactcaatggcttttcgatagtcacccagggaccggtaagcattaccgagacttctataggctcctccttctcctccccgatgaccaatttcttttgcaattttcaaatgtttttcatgatactcgatggcttttcgatagtcacccagtgagcggtaagcattgccgagacTTGCATAGGCTGCTGTTTCTTGGCCCCGATCACCATTTTGTGCTGCAGTCGTCAAATGTTTTTTGAGGTACTCAATGGTTTTTTTAATGTCATCCATTAACTAGAAATCTCTACATTGTTGAGTATTGACACTTCTGTGTTGGTTAtccatttcttttaaaaaagaaaaagaagtaaatGAGTAATTGATtagtgaagaaagaaaaaaaataaaaaaatcaaagaaattacATGCGTAACAGCTCGAGGAAAATTTCGTACAGGAAATGCTGTAAACAGATGTCATGGATTTTTTGTTTCAGTCAATGTTCCAGCATCGGTCAATAATGTGTTTTAATGGTCGCAATTCCAGATTGAGCTTCTGTTTTTGGACTCattattgctgttttctttcGTATATCAGAAAACCCTTTGGTGTGTAAGAATTAGTAGCAATTATGTCACATGATTTCCTCACCGCGTGTATTAATTATCTGTGTAGAGTTTCAATCATGTATGATTTCATCTTTTAGTGGAACAAACGACGATCGATTATAGTTGGGTTTGATGTTAGATACGATTTATGGTTTCAGTTTTCGTTATGTTTTATGAAATGGTCACCTGAATGTTGCTTGCCTTTTACTTCCTTATGATAGGACTACTATACATTGTGTTGAGCGGCTCGCCTTGGGAAAGGTACCCTACCAAGAATAGCTTCAAAAGCACCACACTGGGACTGTGGTACTGATATTACTTGTATTTGGAATTTGTCTCTACATACATCAATTCTTGCTCCTTACCCTCCTCTAAACCCCAACTCCTACTATTTACTACTTTTctgcacttatttataacaaggtgggACACCCGTTTGGTTTGTCAATTGGACTTCGGATCTCAGCGAAATATTACTAGACTCGATACACTCAAGGAGGGCCACATGCCGTTAACATACGAAAAAactagagaaaataaaagcagaagtcggcacaacgtagaaggatcttttttgtaggtgtactatatttcggctggccaaaccagccttcttcaggtacaatgataattttacattagtacgtgatttttatgttgcatgttgtgtaataaccggaaataagtaaaaataattgacagtgtaaactaaagataagtataaggtgaaaaaataatgaaataacatggtAAGAGGtgacaatattaataggtttcttcgcggatgttcagaccatcgggatcaattgttctgcctttttgaattaaaaaagcttccctggccttacggatggaatctcggttggagaagattttttcgatggggattaatatcatgtcgttagcagtgtggttaggagaggacaggaaatgttctgcgtctgtggtaggtttagatttgttgttagggttatctatggtacggcggtgttcattaaatcggtcttttaaacgtcgtttcgtctctcctatgtattgtagattacagcggttgcattgaatcatgtagatgaggtttttagtttcacaagtaacgttaaattttatggggcgagtttccccggtagaaaagaaggtatacgtagtaagtccgtgagaaatgtagggacaagtagcgcagtttttgccacaacggaaagaaccacaaggaagttgaggattggcagaattagaagggagtttagctgtaactaataagtcacgaaggttgggtgagcgtcggaaggctacaacaggcggatgctggaagacgcttttgcagcgattagaggagagcaacagattgaaatgttttttgatgatgtgagagatgtgagggagtgatggattaaaggtagttatgaatggtattcgtttaggtttgttgatgtctttggtttgtaaagtgagttggcgggggatgtctgcggcgcgtcgtatttgtttgttgacgaagttacggttgtaaccttgtttaaggaggtaagtggcaagttgagcagtgcgagtatgaaatgtagcgtcggtagaacagatacgtcgtaaacggagtgcaagactgaaaggaatggctttttttgtatgtaaaggatggcaggatgaatagagtagatgtttgtctgtaggtttggtgtagagatcagtagatttccgtcgttagtcaaagagacatttacgccaaggaaaggtatgttagtagaggagtgtgaactggtgaatttgatggtggagtgaatgttgttgagatagtcgatgaaaatttttaggttatccagaccttcggtccagatcataaaaatatcatcgatatagcgcagccaagtgtgaggttgaaatggggcatttttcaaagcgtttgcttcgaaaaaggcaagaaaagggttagcataagagggagccattttagtacccatggcggttccgtggatttggagatagtggttatcattaaaggagaaattattcatggtgagaatcatacgaatgagttcacagagtgtgctagtgggaatggttttgtgagaggaagtgcgtagaaaacgttcacaagcattaataccttcattatgagggatattagtatataatgatgaaTCTCACCGCCAATCACTTCAATCAACACATCAACAACACTAATGCCAGTACTAATGACATACTATCTAATGTTACACATAACGCCTCTACCTCAACTGTCACACGCAAACGCTCTCGCCGCAAAACCAAACATGCCAACATTCATTTGGATCATTCTTCTGTTATCAACCTATCCAGTTGGCCTTTATCTATCGACGAGATATCTATCCTTTCACGTGGACTCACTTTCTGCCCTACTCCACGACATATCAACTGGCCGGAAGTTTCAGCCGACATTTACGACTTTTCTCGGCGCATGCGATTAGCCGAGTACTTTTTTgacgaaaacagcaataatcgcACAGCCAACGAACACGACACTCCTTTCCATAACAAGAGTACTTGGAACCCCCCCAACGACAGAGAAAGAGCCCTTAACACCTTTTTAGACGCTGTTAAACTTGACATAACCACGACTAAACCAAAACCTACTCAAGATAACCTTACTGTTACAGAACGACAGGCCATAGGTCAACTTAAACAACGTTCATCGTGTTAGCATCGTATTAGCATTATATatattagtatataatgataaaaataggtccgcaatgcgtacatgtggGGGCTTTAAGTTTAAGGGCTAATAGGTAGAATGAATGAATTGGAAGGTCGTCTTGTAAGCACTCTTGTACCGGCCACCTCTAGTTACGACCATCTTTCTGAAACCCTTTTTGAAGTGTGCCTTAAACGTTGTAATGAAAAGCTGTTGTAAGGGACAGGTCCCGTAAGTGTCCACAACCACTTTTGCCATTACCCAAGTCGACTATTCCACAAAAAAACTACAGAGGCTGCTGCATGCAACACGTACCAGCAGATTCTTAAGGCTTACACGAAGTAAAATCTTattaactattcaacagttGGAACTAATTTTAACGAACAGCTCCTTAGTTTGTAGGAATTTACTAGATCTTGAGCTCAATAATAATCAATAAGAGCTTTCCCAGTGCCTTTAGAAATGTTTAATAGGAGTATAACAGTGGTGTAAATCCTCAAAC includes:
- the LOC136922978 gene encoding tetratricopeptide repeat protein 28-like, whose amino-acid sequence is MDDIKKTIEYLKKHLTTAAQNGDRGQETAAYASLGNAYRSLGDYRKAIEYHEKHLKIAKEIGHRGGEGGAYRSLGNAYRSLGDYRKAIEYHEKDLKIAIEIGDRGGEGRGYGSLGNAYLLLGDYRKAIEYYEKVLTIEKEIGDRGAEGGTYGNLGIAYRSMGDYRKAIAYHEKHLKIAKEIGDRGGERGAYESLGIAYRSMGDYRKAIEYFEKDLKIAIEIGDRGGEGGAYGSLGNAYQSLGDYQKAIENHEKHLKIAKEIGNWGGEGLAYGNLGNAYQSLGDYRKAIEYHEKDLKIAIEIGGRGGEGGAYGNLGNVYESLGDYRKAIVSHEKHLKIAKEIGDRGGEGAACGNLGNAYQSLGDYRKAIEYHEKHLKIAKEIGDRGGEGGAYGSLGIVYQSLGDYQKAIEYLEKQLKIAIEIGDVDAEGRGYGNLGTAYRSQGDYRKATEYHEKDLKIAKEIGDQAGEGRAYHHIGIDLSYLEEIENAVDSFLSAVDVFNSLRSLLKSEDNWKIKFRELHQGAYTDLWISLLRIKKIDEALFAAEKGRAQTLSDNLLIQYKLDASLSSNTIDTKETISRVLTKISSPTLFVATKDFTTNIWFLRKGKKVRFRQGRLEGDKTEQDPLVALLKSSLEKIGAEDTKRCEDRTFDEIDNESSFSIKVRGEGVGKPPSPPLDDPFKPFCDAVIDPILDMLEPQDDELVIVPDGALCLTPWSAVFESIRIRIVPSLTSYQLILSVPEGQQKKKGALLVGNPCLKELKEPLHDLPCAQEEVEMIASILKTTPLTGIHATKDEVMKRMSSVGLIHIAAHGNKRTGEIALSPNPGWSSKFPQRKDYSLNISDVQAANLRARLVVLSCCHSGRGKILKGEGVVGIARAFLAAGARSVLVALWAIDDEATMVFMKSFYQHLKDGKTTSAAVQQSMKFLRESEQFSEMKYWAPFQLIGDDVTIEFEEDDDVKK